The Chryseobacterium indicum genome includes a window with the following:
- a CDS encoding DUF4139 domain-containing protein, whose product MKKLIIIALCNIPFLAFAQKPVFAEAKLKSVTLYEQSAELYSNTTFKIPKGSSEVVITNIAQNIDESTIKIGSKSKVSVLTYRFTTDESIYKVELDKRNPQHKIVMDSISLVEKKLKDLDFQRAALSNSIGILDKNQTINAGSTSYSKELEKLIDYYQKKRTDLSIQLDQAETSYTLFTQKLDKLRSRFDLNNQELEKYPKGKLILQVSSDSSEDVNLDIKYSIRDAFWKPYYDVLIPDINSKAQLLYKAMVRQNSGLDWKNVELHLVSGYPNVKKTIPSLSEWSLFYQEPLIASAQGIKINQAENYNSGRTSSVAEVNIAEVAVLGSNVSRNQLNVAYDLKDLYTILSNNQDNSINLDRTEIPATYTYYSVPKVDRTVYLIAELDNLDKYNLINAEANVIFENTNVGKTTLNAENTDTKLLLTLGDDKRISAKREMIKDKTMEKSISSSNKEQQFAYQFTIRNNKSEKVKLRIKDRIPVSQDKQIIITLVNKGGASYNEETGELIWEITLNANETKKMEFSFKVNSLKNRVVLGL is encoded by the coding sequence ATGAAAAAACTCATCATTATTGCTCTGTGCAATATTCCATTCCTTGCCTTCGCACAAAAGCCCGTTTTTGCAGAGGCAAAATTAAAGTCGGTTACTTTATACGAGCAGTCTGCAGAACTGTACAGCAATACTACGTTTAAAATTCCGAAAGGAAGCTCCGAAGTCGTCATTACCAATATCGCACAGAACATTGATGAGAGTACCATAAAAATAGGTTCGAAATCTAAAGTTTCGGTTCTTACCTATCGGTTCACAACAGATGAAAGTATTTATAAAGTAGAACTGGATAAAAGAAATCCCCAACATAAAATTGTTATGGACAGCATTTCTCTTGTGGAGAAAAAATTAAAGGATCTGGACTTTCAAAGAGCAGCATTGTCTAACAGTATCGGTATTCTGGATAAAAATCAAACCATTAATGCAGGTTCTACCTCATATTCTAAAGAACTTGAAAAATTAATTGATTACTATCAGAAAAAAAGAACAGACCTTAGCATACAGTTGGATCAGGCTGAAACTTCATATACTCTTTTTACTCAAAAGCTTGATAAACTAAGAAGCAGATTTGATCTCAATAACCAGGAATTGGAAAAATATCCGAAAGGAAAACTAATTCTGCAGGTTTCCAGCGATAGCTCAGAGGATGTTAATTTAGACATCAAGTACAGCATCCGGGACGCTTTTTGGAAACCTTACTACGATGTGTTGATTCCTGATATTAATTCTAAAGCACAGCTGCTGTACAAGGCAATGGTTAGACAGAATTCAGGACTGGACTGGAAGAATGTGGAGCTGCATCTGGTTTCCGGATATCCTAATGTTAAAAAAACAATTCCTTCTTTATCGGAGTGGAGTTTGTTTTATCAGGAACCTTTAATTGCTTCTGCACAGGGAATCAAAATAAATCAGGCAGAAAACTATAATTCGGGAAGAACATCTTCTGTGGCAGAAGTAAATATAGCAGAAGTTGCTGTTCTTGGATCCAATGTTTCCAGAAATCAGCTGAATGTCGCTTACGATCTCAAAGATCTTTATACTATTTTATCAAATAATCAGGATAACAGCATCAATCTGGACCGTACAGAAATTCCTGCGACATATACTTATTATTCAGTTCCTAAAGTGGATAGAACAGTTTATCTGATTGCAGAACTAGATAATCTCGATAAATACAACCTTATTAATGCGGAAGCGAATGTTATTTTCGAAAATACCAATGTCGGAAAAACTACGCTTAATGCAGAAAACACGGATACTAAACTCCTGCTGACACTGGGCGATGATAAAAGGATAAGTGCTAAAAGAGAGATGATTAAAGATAAAACCATGGAAAAGAGTATTTCCTCTTCTAATAAGGAACAGCAGTTTGCCTATCAGTTTACCATCCGAAATAATAAAAGTGAAAAAGTAAAACTCAGAATTAAAGACCGAATTCCGGTGTCACAGGATAAGCAGATCATCATTACGCTTGTTAACAAAGGCGGTGCATCTTACAATGAAGAAACGGGAGAACTTATCTGGGAGATAACTTTAAATGCCAATGAAACAAAAAAGATGGAATTTTCCTTTAAAGTGAATTCACTCAAAAATAGAGTGGTTTTGGGACTTTAA
- a CDS encoding DUF393 domain-containing protein, whose protein sequence is MKTLKNHILIYDNECPMCNIYSKGFIKCGMLDENGREAFTDLSFENNDIIDFNRAKNEIALVDHEKNTVIYGLESLLLIIGNSFPKLEKIARIQPLFWFFKKMYSFVSYNRKQIIPSKNDDTEKACVPDFNLKYRLAYIAFVFIFSGYILSIFSPKLGLNLTQNFWREFAICCGQIVWQTLVLKIYLKEKIWNYLGNMMTVSLIGTLLLIPALFLNLNANTSVIYFGIVVFVMFSEHLRRSRILKLNLFPTISWTVFRITVLAILIWMNL, encoded by the coding sequence ATGAAAACCCTCAAAAACCACATCCTCATTTACGACAACGAATGTCCCATGTGCAACATCTATTCAAAAGGCTTCATCAAATGCGGAATGCTCGATGAAAATGGAAGAGAAGCTTTTACAGATCTGAGTTTCGAAAATAATGACATCATTGATTTCAACCGCGCAAAAAACGAAATCGCTTTAGTCGATCACGAAAAAAATACAGTGATTTACGGTTTAGAAAGTCTTTTGTTAATCATAGGAAATTCATTTCCAAAGCTTGAAAAAATTGCGAGGATTCAGCCTTTATTTTGGTTTTTCAAGAAGATGTATTCCTTCGTTTCTTATAACCGAAAACAAATCATCCCTTCGAAAAACGACGATACGGAAAAAGCTTGTGTTCCGGATTTCAATCTAAAATACAGATTGGCTTACATCGCTTTTGTGTTCATTTTTTCAGGATATATTTTAAGCATATTTTCACCTAAATTGGGATTAAATCTTACTCAGAATTTTTGGAGAGAATTTGCGATCTGCTGCGGACAAATCGTTTGGCAGACTTTAGTTTTAAAAATTTATTTAAAAGAGAAAATCTGGAATTATTTAGGAAATATGATGACGGTTTCCTTAATCGGAACATTGCTTCTGATTCCTGCTTTATTTCTTAATCTCAATGCAAATACATCAGTTATCTACTTCGGAATTGTAGTTTTTGTCATGTTTTCAGAACATCTCAGAAGAAGCAGAATTTTAAAATTAAACCTTTTTCCGACAATTTCGTGGACCGTTTTCCGAATAACTGTTTTAGCAATTTTAATCTGGATGAATCTTTAA
- a CDS encoding GbsR/MarR family transcriptional regulator, with protein MQLSEAKEKYIQTWGTFATNWGINRTMAQVHALLLASGKALSTDEVMEQLEISRGNANMNLRALMDWGIVRKEFVKGDRKEYFVAEKDVWFLFKQITKERRKREIEPVISFLEELKNIEDKDSDEAKEFIKLMDDFSSVTGKINNIMDLAIKSDDHWLVGKITNLLK; from the coding sequence ATGCAACTTTCAGAAGCTAAAGAAAAATACATTCAGACTTGGGGTACATTTGCCACCAATTGGGGCATTAACCGTACGATGGCACAGGTTCATGCTTTGCTTTTGGCAAGTGGTAAAGCGCTTTCTACCGATGAGGTGATGGAGCAGCTTGAAATTTCAAGAGGAAATGCCAATATGAATCTCCGTGCGCTGATGGATTGGGGAATTGTAAGAAAAGAATTTGTAAAAGGCGACCGTAAGGAATATTTTGTGGCAGAAAAAGACGTCTGGTTTTTATTCAAGCAGATTACCAAAGAAAGAAGAAAAAGAGAGATTGAGCCTGTTATTTCGTTTCTGGAAGAACTGAAAAATATTGAAGATAAAGATTCTGACGAAGCGAAAGAGTTCATTAAATTAATGGACGATTTTAGTTCTGTAACGGGGAAAATAAACAATATCATGGATCTCGCGATAAAAAGCGACGATCATTGGCTGGTTGGGAAGATTACGAATTTACTGAAGTAA
- a CDS encoding TolC family protein, whose product MKRSQFLYTSFVFLIFFSVINGQEKREFTSFKEVLEYVKVTNHQFKNAEWQTRLADLARKTAKLNLLNPKIPASAQVLDNITQQVSFLPGQIFGQPQGTFKEVTIGQQYASTFSVQPQFDIINLANYAQIKSAKTNQLLVDNQNKINEQNVYDQINMVYFNILSFNEQKRILEENIIIAKDILRIIQNKFTEGIARKQEVNEAETNLISLQDKLQQIELNTEIQVQTFNLFLENSVKATLSEDLWTYENSNAPLTTQNSLLAENAKLQYELSEQEYKGLKFQNYPVLSFISSFNWQNLSNDFAFSKNSDWINFNYIGLKLSYDLPTTVTKYSNLKSKKIQLEIAKNNQEFSKKENENKNKQMILEYEKALLQNENFRKIYTLKKDTYEKNFNQFKENILPLDKLLISQNDMLTSRLNVVYSLANIGFAKAKIEISNRF is encoded by the coding sequence ATGAAAAGGTCTCAGTTTTTATATACATCCTTTGTCTTCCTGATTTTTTTCAGCGTTATAAATGGACAGGAAAAAAGAGAATTCACCTCTTTTAAAGAAGTTCTGGAATATGTTAAAGTCACAAATCATCAGTTTAAAAATGCCGAATGGCAGACCAGATTAGCAGACTTAGCAAGAAAAACCGCAAAATTAAATCTGCTGAATCCCAAAATTCCGGCATCTGCACAGGTACTGGATAATATTACCCAGCAGGTCAGCTTTTTACCGGGACAGATTTTCGGGCAACCGCAGGGAACTTTTAAAGAAGTAACGATTGGTCAGCAATATGCATCCACATTCAGTGTACAGCCACAATTTGATATCATTAATTTAGCAAATTACGCACAGATTAAATCGGCAAAAACCAATCAGCTTCTGGTTGACAATCAGAACAAAATCAACGAACAGAATGTATATGACCAGATCAATATGGTGTATTTTAACATTCTTTCCTTTAATGAGCAGAAAAGAATACTCGAAGAAAATATTATTATTGCCAAAGATATTCTCAGAATCATTCAGAACAAATTCACAGAAGGAATTGCAAGAAAACAGGAGGTAAATGAAGCCGAAACCAATTTAATTTCCTTGCAGGACAAGCTTCAGCAAATAGAGCTGAATACAGAAATTCAGGTTCAGACCTTCAATTTATTTCTCGAAAATAGCGTAAAAGCGACACTTTCTGAAGATTTGTGGACTTACGAAAACAGCAATGCGCCTCTAACCACACAAAACAGTCTTTTGGCAGAAAATGCAAAACTACAGTATGAATTATCCGAACAGGAATATAAAGGATTAAAATTTCAGAATTATCCCGTGCTTAGTTTTATTTCATCTTTCAACTGGCAGAATCTGAGCAATGATTTTGCTTTCTCTAAGAATTCCGACTGGATCAATTTTAATTACATCGGGTTAAAATTATCCTACGATTTGCCTACGACCGTTACCAAATATTCTAACCTGAAATCCAAGAAAATTCAATTGGAAATCGCGAAAAACAATCAGGAATTCAGCAAAAAAGAAAACGAAAACAAAAATAAGCAGATGATTCTGGAATATGAAAAAGCCCTTCTGCAAAACGAAAATTTCAGAAAAATTTACACTCTGAAGAAAGACACCTATGAAAAAAACTTCAATCAGTTTAAAGAAAATATCCTGCCTTTGGATAAATTGCTCATTTCACAGAATGATATGTTAACAAGCCGGCTTAATGTGGTTTATTCACTGGCAAATATTGGTTTTGCCAAAGCTAAAATAGAAATCAGCAATAGATTTTAA
- a CDS encoding ABC transporter permease has translation MNINSLISKTYIFSNKKLTAVAVLGVLLGMSVYIFMNCLLVGFDRTSNASVFRNTSHIRVYKDDEISRVLPENKAGNFIIINPKVVPDNNTIINPKLILATILKQKEVTVAAPQVNASVFYNNGKSQISGIAAGINPDEANLMYDIKSFMVEGKYDLLKSNPNGIIIGSGIAEKMNVEVGDNINLTSSRGVNRTFKLIGIFKTNNSAVDKTKSYINLASSQQLLKEGNSYITDINVNVTDPETAGDMAKKLTQITGYKAEGWKEANETLMAANKMRKLIISFVSLTILLVAGFGIYNILNMTVSQKINDIAILKAIGFKGKDVIRIFVMQAISIGIMGVIGGIILATVLITILKTVYLGGDIGYFPIDYEPVKYIQGIVIGLGITFFAGYIPAKKAAGIDPVEIFRK, from the coding sequence ATGAACATCAATTCTCTTATTTCAAAAACCTATATCTTTTCCAATAAAAAGCTTACCGCAGTTGCCGTTTTGGGAGTGTTGCTGGGAATGTCTGTCTATATTTTCATGAACTGTCTTCTGGTAGGTTTCGACAGGACTTCCAACGCCTCCGTTTTCCGAAACACGTCCCACATCAGAGTATATAAAGATGATGAGATAAGCAGAGTTTTACCCGAAAACAAGGCGGGAAACTTCATCATTATCAATCCGAAAGTAGTTCCCGATAACAACACGATCATCAACCCGAAATTAATCTTAGCAACCATTCTAAAGCAGAAAGAAGTAACCGTTGCTGCTCCACAGGTAAATGCGAGTGTTTTTTACAATAACGGAAAATCTCAGATTTCGGGTATTGCAGCGGGGATAAATCCTGATGAAGCCAACCTTATGTACGATATAAAATCTTTTATGGTAGAAGGAAAATATGATCTCTTAAAATCCAATCCCAACGGAATTATTATCGGAAGCGGAATTGCAGAAAAAATGAATGTTGAAGTAGGCGATAATATCAATTTAACATCTTCAAGAGGCGTTAACCGAACCTTTAAACTGATCGGGATTTTCAAAACCAACAATTCTGCGGTAGACAAAACAAAATCATACATTAATCTCGCTTCCTCACAGCAGTTACTAAAAGAAGGAAATTCCTACATAACCGATATTAATGTAAATGTTACCGATCCGGAGACTGCAGGAGATATGGCAAAAAAACTAACGCAGATTACAGGATATAAAGCCGAAGGCTGGAAGGAAGCCAATGAAACTTTGATGGCAGCTAATAAAATGCGGAAACTGATTATCTCATTCGTTTCACTTACCATTCTATTGGTTGCAGGTTTTGGAATTTACAATATTCTGAACATGACGGTATCACAGAAAATTAATGACATTGCGATCTTAAAAGCGATTGGTTTCAAAGGTAAAGATGTGATCCGCATTTTTGTGATGCAGGCAATTTCTATAGGAATCATGGGAGTAATAGGAGGAATTATTTTAGCCACGGTTCTCATTACCATCTTAAAAACAGTGTATCTTGGTGGTGATATCGGTTATTTTCCTATAGACTATGAACCCGTAAAATACATTCAGGGAATTGTAATCGGCTTGGGAATTACTTTTTTTGCGGGATATATTCCTGCTAAAAAAGCAGCAGGTATAGATCCGGTAGAAATATTTAGAAAATAA
- a CDS encoding efflux RND transporter periplasmic adaptor subunit → MNTERNYSELSHQKYRLKTSVLALFFILFLFSCAKKEEVRPVVQDIKELVFASGDLEWENEYNLTAQSDGILLNADFEVGDKISKGKNVADIDNRSSEVNAEIANEQLAISNENLTPNSPQIQQLEQNIQFAENKYTQDKIQAERYERLYKSQSVAKVEYENMQLTAKNSLSSLNALEKQKLQILQQAEIQKIASKGQAENSRIVRGFNHITATVSGTVIKKLKSKGDYVRKGDIIATIADDQKVEAVLNVDENNIGKIKVGQTVYIKLNTDKNKVYNGKISEILSAFNEQTQSFICKVTFDNTLNATLFGTQLEANILVGEKKNALLIPRELMGYGNKVNVKGKEQPVIIKSGIVSTDYVEVLSGITKDDVLLPLKP, encoded by the coding sequence ATGAATACAGAAAGAAATTATTCAGAATTATCTCATCAAAAATACAGGCTGAAAACATCAGTTTTAGCTCTTTTTTTTATACTTTTTTTATTTTCCTGCGCAAAAAAGGAAGAAGTAAGACCCGTTGTTCAGGATATAAAAGAGCTTGTCTTTGCATCGGGAGATTTAGAATGGGAAAACGAATACAATCTTACTGCGCAATCCGATGGAATATTGTTGAATGCAGATTTTGAAGTAGGAGATAAAATTTCAAAAGGAAAAAATGTAGCTGATATTGATAACAGATCAAGCGAAGTCAATGCCGAAATCGCCAATGAACAACTGGCAATTTCCAATGAAAATCTTACCCCAAATTCACCTCAGATTCAGCAGTTAGAACAGAATATTCAGTTTGCCGAAAACAAATATACTCAGGATAAAATTCAGGCAGAACGCTACGAAAGACTCTACAAAAGCCAAAGCGTGGCAAAGGTAGAATATGAAAACATGCAGCTTACTGCAAAAAATTCCTTATCCAGCTTAAATGCGCTGGAAAAACAGAAATTACAGATATTGCAGCAGGCTGAAATTCAGAAAATTGCATCAAAAGGACAGGCGGAAAACAGCAGAATTGTCCGGGGTTTTAATCACATCACGGCAACTGTGAGCGGAACGGTAATTAAAAAGCTGAAGTCGAAAGGAGATTATGTGCGGAAAGGAGATATAATCGCCACGATTGCCGATGATCAGAAAGTGGAAGCCGTACTCAATGTAGACGAAAATAACATCGGGAAAATCAAAGTCGGGCAGACTGTTTACATAAAACTAAATACAGACAAAAATAAAGTATACAACGGAAAAATATCCGAGATTTTATCCGCTTTTAACGAACAGACCCAGTCGTTTATCTGCAAAGTTACTTTTGATAATACATTGAATGCAACTTTATTCGGAACACAGCTGGAAGCCAATATTTTGGTGGGAGAAAAGAAAAATGCACTACTCATCCCGAGAGAACTGATGGGATATGGAAATAAAGTAAACGTGAAAGGAAAAGAACAGCCGGTAATCATAAAATCGGGGATTGTTTCCACAGATTATGTAGAAGTACTTTCAGGAATTACGAAAGATGATGTTTTACTTCCTCTAAAGCCATAA
- a CDS encoding YqjF family protein: MNFLKAEWRKLAIINYEINPEILEKYLPKGTELDFYKGKCYVSVVGFMFLNTKLLGLPIPFHRNFEEVNLRFYVKKKEGTEWKRGVVFIKEIVPKPALSFVANSFYKEHYETMPMKNILHEENGELLIKYSWKDKIWHSIEITAENQPLKMEANSEFEFITEHYYGFTKKENKTSEYQVCHPKWDYYLIKNYQLEIDFQKVYGNDFECLNHRKPISVMLAEGSEVEVKTKKYVI, translated from the coding sequence ATGAACTTCTTAAAAGCCGAATGGCGAAAACTAGCCATCATCAACTACGAAATCAATCCCGAGATTTTAGAAAAATATCTTCCCAAAGGTACAGAACTTGATTTTTACAAGGGAAAATGCTATGTAAGTGTAGTCGGGTTTATGTTTTTAAATACAAAATTACTCGGACTTCCGATTCCTTTTCACAGAAATTTCGAAGAAGTAAATTTAAGATTTTATGTAAAGAAAAAAGAAGGAACAGAATGGAAGAGAGGAGTGGTTTTCATCAAAGAAATAGTCCCAAAACCTGCTTTAAGTTTTGTCGCAAACTCTTTTTACAAAGAACATTACGAAACAATGCCCATGAAAAATATACTGCATGAAGAAAACGGAGAGTTGTTAATAAAATATTCATGGAAAGACAAAATCTGGCATTCCATAGAAATCACGGCAGAAAATCAGCCTTTAAAAATGGAAGCGAATTCAGAGTTTGAATTCATCACAGAACATTATTACGGTTTCACAAAAAAAGAAAATAAAACATCAGAATATCAAGTCTGCCATCCGAAATGGGATTATTATTTAATCAAAAACTATCAGTTAGAAATAGATTTTCAAAAAGTGTACGGTAATGATTTTGAATGTTTAAATCATAGGAAACCAATTTCTGTAATGCTTGCAGAAGGTTCCGAAGTAGAAGTGAAGACAAAAAAATATGTGATCTAA
- a CDS encoding vWA domain-containing protein, whose product MKKLGTTILALMLVMGCKTKTATDHQTEKEKLSIEKDKDQDGVKNRKDKCPEIAGPIENKGCPFPDMDGDGVPDKEDQCKELSGPVENNGCPYPDTDGDGVVDKDDACPTVAGPAENNGCPWPDTDGDGILDKDDACPTVPGLPEYNGCPKPKSLTASEISYSPRNSYALGRSYQLQGKVYNNHVGTKKGKKKVTRKGDYTNEEYDALVENPFELTKNQPLSTFSIDTDNASYSNLRRMIEYGEVYKNAVRVEEMINYFRYDYPQPKNNQPFSISTELGKNPWNPNHQLLKIGLKGKNIPMNNLPPSNIVFLIDTSGSMAAENKLPLLKSSLKILLDQLRPVDKVAMVVYAGSAGVVLPPTSVSDKEKIIESLDRLEAGGSTAGGAGIELAYKLAQENFIKNGNNRVILATDGDFNVGVSSKGDLESLIEEKRKSGIFLTCLGYGMGNYKDSKMETLADKGNGNYAYIDNLQEANKFLGREFAGNIYTIAKDVKIQIEFNPKFVKSYRLIGYENRKLRNEDFTNDKIDAGELGSGHTVTALYEIIPANVNSKFLPKQNKLKYTSNSVSQKSGNELGTVKFRYKKPQGSKSAEIIHVIKNTASQKESNDFKFASSVAWFGLVLRDSDLITRKNLSEIEKMAKDSKGEDKEGYRKGFVKMIQDYKKIKNN is encoded by the coding sequence ATGAAAAAACTAGGAACTACCATATTGGCTTTGATGTTAGTAATGGGCTGTAAAACCAAAACAGCGACAGATCATCAAACTGAAAAAGAGAAATTAAGCATCGAAAAAGACAAAGATCAGGACGGTGTTAAAAACCGAAAAGATAAATGTCCGGAAATTGCAGGACCGATAGAAAATAAAGGCTGTCCCTTCCCAGATATGGACGGCGACGGCGTTCCCGATAAAGAAGACCAATGCAAAGAGCTTTCCGGACCTGTGGAAAATAATGGCTGCCCTTATCCGGATACGGACGGCGATGGAGTAGTAGATAAAGACGATGCGTGTCCTACAGTTGCAGGGCCTGCGGAAAACAACGGCTGTCCTTGGCCGGACACAGATGGCGACGGAATCCTGGATAAAGATGATGCGTGTCCTACCGTTCCCGGATTACCGGAATATAACGGCTGTCCGAAACCGAAATCGCTTACTGCGTCAGAAATTTCCTATTCTCCGCGAAATTCCTATGCTCTTGGAAGATCGTATCAACTTCAAGGAAAAGTATACAATAATCATGTAGGAACTAAAAAAGGGAAGAAGAAAGTTACACGGAAAGGTGATTACACAAATGAAGAATATGATGCTTTAGTTGAAAATCCGTTTGAATTAACAAAGAATCAGCCACTTTCCACATTTTCTATTGATACAGACAACGCTTCCTATTCTAATCTAAGAAGAATGATTGAGTATGGGGAAGTTTATAAAAATGCGGTGAGAGTGGAGGAGATGATCAATTATTTTAGATATGATTATCCACAGCCAAAAAACAATCAGCCTTTTTCTATCAGTACAGAATTGGGAAAAAATCCATGGAATCCTAATCATCAGTTGCTGAAAATCGGGTTGAAGGGTAAAAATATTCCGATGAATAATCTTCCTCCTTCCAATATTGTTTTCCTGATTGATACTTCCGGTTCTATGGCTGCGGAAAATAAATTACCGTTGCTAAAATCTTCATTGAAGATATTACTGGATCAGCTAAGACCGGTAGATAAAGTGGCAATGGTAGTATATGCAGGAAGTGCGGGTGTTGTATTGCCTCCGACATCGGTTTCTGATAAAGAAAAAATTATTGAATCTTTGGACAGATTGGAAGCAGGAGGAAGTACGGCGGGAGGAGCAGGAATTGAACTTGCCTATAAATTGGCGCAGGAAAATTTCATCAAAAACGGAAATAATCGGGTGATTTTGGCAACAGACGGAGATTTCAATGTAGGAGTTTCTTCAAAAGGTGATCTGGAAAGTCTGATTGAGGAAAAAAGAAAATCAGGCATTTTTCTTACGTGTTTAGGGTACGGAATGGGAAATTATAAAGACAGCAAAATGGAAACGCTTGCCGACAAAGGAAACGGAAATTATGCCTATATTGATAATCTGCAGGAAGCCAACAAGTTTCTAGGAAGAGAATTCGCCGGAAATATCTATACAATTGCCAAAGATGTTAAAATTCAGATTGAGTTTAATCCTAAATTCGTAAAATCTTACCGATTGATTGGATATGAAAATAGAAAACTGAGAAATGAGGATTTTACAAATGATAAAATTGATGCAGGAGAACTGGGAAGCGGACATACAGTAACGGCTTTATACGAAATCATTCCTGCTAATGTAAATTCTAAGTTTTTGCCCAAACAGAATAAACTTAAATATACTTCAAATTCTGTCAGTCAAAAGTCCGGAAATGAACTGGGAACTGTTAAATTCAGATATAAAAAACCTCAGGGATCGAAAAGTGCAGAAATTATTCATGTCATAAAAAATACTGCCTCTCAGAAAGAAAGCAATGATTTTAAATTTGCGTCATCAGTTGCATGGTTCGGATTGGTTTTAAGAGATTCAGATTTAATTACCAGAAAGAATTTATCCGAGATCGAAAAAATGGCAAAAGACAGCAAAGGCGAGGATAAAGAAGGATACAGAAAAGGATTTGTAAAAATGATTCAGGATTATAAAAAGATAAAAAATAATTAA
- a CDS encoding SRPBCC family protein, which yields MSTIYLDTIIKSDIQNVFDLARDIDLHQKSTFKTGEKAIAGRTSGLIEEGETVTWRAKHLGFCQTLTTKIISMKKPYHFTDIMLQGTFKSMKHQHIFRQEGKNTIMTDIFEFHSPFGIIGKIFDALFLKNYMKSFLLERNKLIKTVAENKQKRERSERQNV from the coding sequence ATGTCAACAATCTATTTAGATACCATCATCAAATCCGACATTCAAAACGTTTTTGATCTTGCGAGAGACATCGATCTGCATCAGAAATCAACTTTTAAAACAGGTGAAAAAGCAATTGCAGGACGAACTTCAGGACTCATCGAAGAAGGCGAAACGGTAACCTGGAGAGCAAAACATTTAGGATTCTGTCAAACCTTGACTACAAAAATTATCAGCATGAAGAAGCCTTATCATTTTACAGACATCATGTTGCAGGGTACTTTCAAATCCATGAAACATCAGCACATTTTCAGACAGGAAGGTAAAAACACAATCATGACAGATATCTTCGAATTTCATTCTCCTTTCGGAATCATCGGAAAAATTTTTGATGCTCTGTTTCTTAAAAATTACATGAAAAGCTTTCTTTTAGAGAGAAATAAATTGATAAAAACTGTTGCAGAAAATAAGCAGAAGCGCGAGCGAAGCGAGCGTCAAAACGTTTAG
- a CDS encoding TetR/AcrR family transcriptional regulator, whose amino-acid sequence MKLDITNRQIEIIKASGKILMEKGIVGLTTKNLAAEIGFSESALYRHFKDKEAIISLLIQYLAENINERFTKIMSSDLNGEEKYLAVFGSQFQFFKDNPHYIAVILSDGLMDSSEVIKQSIKNLIQRNSKFFIELIENGKQNHFFTHKIDTEDMVHIMMGTFRLQMLKWKMADFSFDITEKGMKTMKGLLTLIKN is encoded by the coding sequence ATGAAATTAGATATTACCAACAGACAGATTGAAATTATAAAAGCATCGGGTAAAATATTGATGGAGAAAGGAATTGTGGGTCTTACGACAAAAAATTTAGCTGCTGAAATCGGTTTCTCTGAAAGTGCTCTCTACAGACATTTTAAGGATAAAGAGGCAATCATTTCACTCTTAATTCAATATCTGGCAGAAAATATCAACGAAAGATTTACAAAGATTATGAGCTCAGATCTCAACGGAGAAGAAAAATATCTTGCTGTTTTCGGGAGCCAGTTTCAGTTCTTTAAAGATAATCCTCACTATATTGCGGTTATTCTTTCCGATGGATTGATGGATAGTTCGGAAGTAATAAAGCAAAGCATAAAAAATTTAATACAGAGAAATTCTAAATTCTTCATAGAACTCATTGAAAACGGAAAACAAAACCATTTCTTTACCCATAAAATTGATACCGAAGATATGGTTCATATCATGATGGGAACCTTCAGATTACAAATGCTGAAATGGAAAATGGCAGATTTCAGTTTTGATATTACCGAAAAAGGAATGAAAACCATGAAAGGCCTATTAACACTTATTAAAAACTAA